A genomic segment from Rhinatrema bivittatum chromosome 19, aRhiBiv1.1, whole genome shotgun sequence encodes:
- the NIBAN3 gene encoding niban-like protein 2 isoform X1 — MRTLRSARLAAPWWKMGGGHSSRLDKRQQRYLRGRTGAVLRSFMPYYRRQLALAFLRQVHGELEPPGKHGLQLLQNKLCKNPDGVLHEGFLLHYEDKADRWTESYVTVRGDFSLEWFRYREVLSNVAMQDLVPWLQTQLPPAGKDALRKKKGTCFPFLQEVYGLVLEQVSAELRVYQEEETELRRQLEKKIRPDLDQMLTLKAQISGKMQAMVYGAARSLCDSSVEPALDYVIEELLEPITSGFEEVRSLFASRIDRIIGSAQNHPSAVLQEVFNLTEMPWNSVLMQQCYEKATLFLDGLHGLGDRFGFHSVAGLVLRAQNLMQELMENLVFTFQHLSNLHVKCIVGTPEVIRALEKVKGRVFKKFDCDSSAIRKRFTQEALVQIFLPFLLQRLEPSCKLELPRYETYVFADCSSVVSVENIYEEIVLDLLQEAIGKGLKEASGRSRYNLYSDSFVSVFGSSEDLPGHTVGLAPGPRPGGRGGEDSPGSEGNPAASGDGRAGSTPERNRAPAGAGGPEDGVSSGSFRTAPRPALPGSGERAGPAPAVPSGGSARRGPRSSGWTTRGNLHVPGEAEGADLRPLELDTAERQLLLDGLSSHGDGSLSDGPGPTGNGLKRPETAPSGSSPF, encoded by the exons ATGCGCACGCTGAGGAGCGCCCGGCTCGCAGCACCCTGGTGGAAAATGGGAGGAGGGCACTCCAGCCGGCTGGACAAGCGACAGCAGCGGTATCTGCGAG GTCGGACGGGCGCCGTGCTGAGGAGCTTCATGCCCTACTACAGAAGACAGCTCGCCTTGGCGTTTCTCCGGCAGGTGCACGGGGAGCTGGAGCCGCCCGGGAAACACGGACTGCAGCTCCTCCAGAACAAG ctgtgcAAGAATCCGGACGGCGTCCTTCACGAGGGATTCCTGCTGCACTACGAGGACAAAGCGGACAGGTGGACAGAGAGCTACGTCACCGTCCGAGGAGACTTCAGCCTGGAGTGGTTCCGTTACAGAGAG GTCCTCAGTAACGTGGCGATGCAGGATTTGGTGCCCTGGCTGCAGACCCAGCTTCCGCCGGCCGGCAAAGACGCGCTGAGGAAAAAGAAGGGCACCTGCTTCCCG TTCCTGCAGGAAGTGTACGGTCTGGTTCTGGAACAGGTCTCTGCCGAACTCCGGGTTTATCAAGAGGAGGAAACGGAGCTTCGTAGGCAGCTGGAGAAGAAAATACGCCCAGACCTGGACCAGATGTTGACACTCAAGGCTCAGATTTCAGGGAAAATGCAAG CTATGGTGTACGGCGCGGCGCGGTCACTCTGCGACAGCAGCGTGGAGCCAGCCCTGGATTATGTGATCGAGGAGCTGTTGGAGCCCATCACCTCGGGCTTTGAGGAGGTACGCTCTCTCTTCGCCAGCAGGATCGACAGGATAATCGGGAGTGCTCAGAACCATCCATCTGCAGTGCTGCAGGAG GTGTTTAACCTCACTGAGATGCCCTGGAACTCTGTGCTGATGCAGCAGTGTTACGAGAAGGCCACACTCTTTCTGGATGGGCTGCATGGGCTGGGAGATCGGTTTGGTTTTCACAGTGTGGCCGGCCTGGTGCTCAGAGCCCAGAACCTCATGCAGGAG TTAATGGAGAACCTCGTCTTCACGTTCCAGCATCTATCCAACCTGCACGTAAAGTGCATCGTCGGCACGCCTGAGGTCATCCGGGCTTTGGAAAAAGTCAAAGGTCGGGTGTTTAAG aagttTGACTGCGACAGCAGTGCCATCCGGAAGCGGTTCACCCAGGAGGCTCTCGTCCAGATCTTCCTCCCGTTCCTGCTCCAGCGCCTGGAGCCCAGCTGTAAACTG GAGCTGCCCAGGTACGAGACCTACGTTTTCGCCGACTGCAGCTCGGTCGTCAGCGTGGAAAATATTTACGAAGAGATCGTCCTCGATCTGCTGCAGGAGGCCATCGGGAAAG GTCTGAAAGAAGCCTCGGGCCGGAGCAGGTACAACCTGTACAGCGACAGCTTCGTGTCGGTTTTCGGCAGCTCGGAGGACCTGCCCGGGCACACGGTGGGACTGGCGCCGGGCCCCCGCCCGGGAGGACGTGGCGGGGAGGACTCCCCGGGGAGCGAGGGGAATCCAGCCGCCTCCGGCGACGGCCGGGCTGGAAGCACTCCCGAACGCAACCGAGCCCCGGCTGGTGCGGGGGGGCCGGAAGACGGGGTCTCGTCCGGGAGCTTCCGGACGGCTCCCCGCCCGGCTCTGCCTGGCAGCGGAGAGCGGGCGGGCCCGGCGCCGGCCGTTCCCAGCGGAGGCTCGGCCCGTCGCGGCCCTCGCAGCTCGGGCTGGACAACCCGTGGGAACCTGCACGTCCCCGGAGAAGCAGAGGGGGCCGACCTGCGGCCCCTAGAGCTGGACACTGCCGAAAGGCAGCTGCTGCTGGACGGGCTCTCTAGCCATGGAGATGGCAGTCTTTCAGATGGACCGGGACCTACTGGAAATGGACTTAAACGACCAGAGACGGCACCTTCAGGCTCCTCTCCCTTCTGA
- the NIBAN3 gene encoding niban-like protein 2 isoform X2 — protein MPYYRRQLALAFLRQVHGELEPPGKHGLQLLQNKLCKNPDGVLHEGFLLHYEDKADRWTESYVTVRGDFSLEWFRYREVLSNVAMQDLVPWLQTQLPPAGKDALRKKKGTCFPFLQEVYGLVLEQVSAELRVYQEEETELRRQLEKKIRPDLDQMLTLKAQISGKMQAMVYGAARSLCDSSVEPALDYVIEELLEPITSGFEEVRSLFASRIDRIIGSAQNHPSAVLQEVFNLTEMPWNSVLMQQCYEKATLFLDGLHGLGDRFGFHSVAGLVLRAQNLMQELMENLVFTFQHLSNLHVKCIVGTPEVIRALEKVKGRVFKKFDCDSSAIRKRFTQEALVQIFLPFLLQRLEPSCKLELPRYETYVFADCSSVVSVENIYEEIVLDLLQEAIGKGLKEASGRSRYNLYSDSFVSVFGSSEDLPGHTVGLAPGPRPGGRGGEDSPGSEGNPAASGDGRAGSTPERNRAPAGAGGPEDGVSSGSFRTAPRPALPGSGERAGPAPAVPSGGSARRGPRSSGWTTRGNLHVPGEAEGADLRPLELDTAERQLLLDGLSSHGDGSLSDGPGPTGNGLKRPETAPSGSSPF, from the exons ATGCCCTACTACAGAAGACAGCTCGCCTTGGCGTTTCTCCGGCAGGTGCACGGGGAGCTGGAGCCGCCCGGGAAACACGGACTGCAGCTCCTCCAGAACAAG ctgtgcAAGAATCCGGACGGCGTCCTTCACGAGGGATTCCTGCTGCACTACGAGGACAAAGCGGACAGGTGGACAGAGAGCTACGTCACCGTCCGAGGAGACTTCAGCCTGGAGTGGTTCCGTTACAGAGAG GTCCTCAGTAACGTGGCGATGCAGGATTTGGTGCCCTGGCTGCAGACCCAGCTTCCGCCGGCCGGCAAAGACGCGCTGAGGAAAAAGAAGGGCACCTGCTTCCCG TTCCTGCAGGAAGTGTACGGTCTGGTTCTGGAACAGGTCTCTGCCGAACTCCGGGTTTATCAAGAGGAGGAAACGGAGCTTCGTAGGCAGCTGGAGAAGAAAATACGCCCAGACCTGGACCAGATGTTGACACTCAAGGCTCAGATTTCAGGGAAAATGCAAG CTATGGTGTACGGCGCGGCGCGGTCACTCTGCGACAGCAGCGTGGAGCCAGCCCTGGATTATGTGATCGAGGAGCTGTTGGAGCCCATCACCTCGGGCTTTGAGGAGGTACGCTCTCTCTTCGCCAGCAGGATCGACAGGATAATCGGGAGTGCTCAGAACCATCCATCTGCAGTGCTGCAGGAG GTGTTTAACCTCACTGAGATGCCCTGGAACTCTGTGCTGATGCAGCAGTGTTACGAGAAGGCCACACTCTTTCTGGATGGGCTGCATGGGCTGGGAGATCGGTTTGGTTTTCACAGTGTGGCCGGCCTGGTGCTCAGAGCCCAGAACCTCATGCAGGAG TTAATGGAGAACCTCGTCTTCACGTTCCAGCATCTATCCAACCTGCACGTAAAGTGCATCGTCGGCACGCCTGAGGTCATCCGGGCTTTGGAAAAAGTCAAAGGTCGGGTGTTTAAG aagttTGACTGCGACAGCAGTGCCATCCGGAAGCGGTTCACCCAGGAGGCTCTCGTCCAGATCTTCCTCCCGTTCCTGCTCCAGCGCCTGGAGCCCAGCTGTAAACTG GAGCTGCCCAGGTACGAGACCTACGTTTTCGCCGACTGCAGCTCGGTCGTCAGCGTGGAAAATATTTACGAAGAGATCGTCCTCGATCTGCTGCAGGAGGCCATCGGGAAAG GTCTGAAAGAAGCCTCGGGCCGGAGCAGGTACAACCTGTACAGCGACAGCTTCGTGTCGGTTTTCGGCAGCTCGGAGGACCTGCCCGGGCACACGGTGGGACTGGCGCCGGGCCCCCGCCCGGGAGGACGTGGCGGGGAGGACTCCCCGGGGAGCGAGGGGAATCCAGCCGCCTCCGGCGACGGCCGGGCTGGAAGCACTCCCGAACGCAACCGAGCCCCGGCTGGTGCGGGGGGGCCGGAAGACGGGGTCTCGTCCGGGAGCTTCCGGACGGCTCCCCGCCCGGCTCTGCCTGGCAGCGGAGAGCGGGCGGGCCCGGCGCCGGCCGTTCCCAGCGGAGGCTCGGCCCGTCGCGGCCCTCGCAGCTCGGGCTGGACAACCCGTGGGAACCTGCACGTCCCCGGAGAAGCAGAGGGGGCCGACCTGCGGCCCCTAGAGCTGGACACTGCCGAAAGGCAGCTGCTGCTGGACGGGCTCTCTAGCCATGGAGATGGCAGTCTTTCAGATGGACCGGGACCTACTGGAAATGGACTTAAACGACCAGAGACGGCACCTTCAGGCTCCTCTCCCTTCTGA
- the PGLS gene encoding 6-phosphogluconolactonase: MAAGAPRGLVSVFPSPPELGASLCQLLLQEEARALASPRRRFALALSGGGLVSLLARELPRAPALRAQQWLLAFCDERLLDFGDPESTYGAYRTNLLSKISIPEKQVLAINPSLPVEQAAEDYARKLKEEFPEDDVPIFDVLILGVGPDGHTASLFPDHPLLEEEEKIVAAISDSPKPPPERVTLTLPVLNAARTVVFVATGDGKAAVLKRILETDEKDPLPAARVQPHSGRLLWFLDEAAAGELTGPVEKHSVL, translated from the exons ATGGCTGCCGGCGCCCCCCGGGGCCTGGTCTCGGTCTTCCCGTCGCCCCCCGAGCTGGGCGCCTCGCTGTGCCAGCTGCTGCTGCAGGAGGAGGCCCGCGCCCTGGCCTCGCCCCGCCGCCGCTTCGCCCTGGCGCTCTCCGGCGGCGGCCTGGTGTCCCTGCTGGCCCGGGAGCTGCCCCGAGCCCCGGCCCTGCGCGCCCAGCAATGGCTGCTCGCCTTCTGCGACGAGAGGCTGCTGGACTTCGGGGATCCCGAGAGCACGTACGGGGCCTACCGG acaaacctcctctccaagaTCTCCATCCCTGAGAAGCAGGTGCTTGCCATTAACCCTTCGCTGCCCGTGGAACAGGCTGCGGAAGACTATGCCAGGAAACTGAAGGAG GAGTTCCCGGAGGATGACGTCCCCATCTTTGACGTGCTGATCCTGGGCGTGGGCCCGGACGGACACACCGCCTCCTTATTCCCGGACCACCCGCTGTTAGAG gaagaggagaagatcGTAGCGGCCATCAGCGATTCCCCCAAGCCGCCGCCCGAGCGGGTGACCCTGACGCTGCCCGTGCTGAACGCGGCGCGCACCGTGGTGTTCGTGGCGACGGGCGACGGCAAAGCCGCCGTCTTGAAG CGCATCCTGGAAACAGACGAGAAGGACCCCCTGCCGGCGGCCCGCGTTCAGCCGCACAGCGGGAGGCTGCTGTGGTTCCTGGACGAGGCGGCTGCCGGGGAGCTGACGGGCCCGGTGGAAAAGCACTCAGTCCTGTGA
- the NIBAN3 gene encoding niban-like protein 2 isoform X3, translating into MAEVLSNVAMQDLVPWLQTQLPPAGKDALRKKKGTCFPFLQEVYGLVLEQVSAELRVYQEEETELRRQLEKKIRPDLDQMLTLKAQISGKMQAMVYGAARSLCDSSVEPALDYVIEELLEPITSGFEEVRSLFASRIDRIIGSAQNHPSAVLQEVFNLTEMPWNSVLMQQCYEKATLFLDGLHGLGDRFGFHSVAGLVLRAQNLMQELMENLVFTFQHLSNLHVKCIVGTPEVIRALEKVKGRVFKKFDCDSSAIRKRFTQEALVQIFLPFLLQRLEPSCKLELPRYETYVFADCSSVVSVENIYEEIVLDLLQEAIGKGLKEASGRSRYNLYSDSFVSVFGSSEDLPGHTVGLAPGPRPGGRGGEDSPGSEGNPAASGDGRAGSTPERNRAPAGAGGPEDGVSSGSFRTAPRPALPGSGERAGPAPAVPSGGSARRGPRSSGWTTRGNLHVPGEAEGADLRPLELDTAERQLLLDGLSSHGDGSLSDGPGPTGNGLKRPETAPSGSSPF; encoded by the exons ATGGCCGAG GTCCTCAGTAACGTGGCGATGCAGGATTTGGTGCCCTGGCTGCAGACCCAGCTTCCGCCGGCCGGCAAAGACGCGCTGAGGAAAAAGAAGGGCACCTGCTTCCCG TTCCTGCAGGAAGTGTACGGTCTGGTTCTGGAACAGGTCTCTGCCGAACTCCGGGTTTATCAAGAGGAGGAAACGGAGCTTCGTAGGCAGCTGGAGAAGAAAATACGCCCAGACCTGGACCAGATGTTGACACTCAAGGCTCAGATTTCAGGGAAAATGCAAG CTATGGTGTACGGCGCGGCGCGGTCACTCTGCGACAGCAGCGTGGAGCCAGCCCTGGATTATGTGATCGAGGAGCTGTTGGAGCCCATCACCTCGGGCTTTGAGGAGGTACGCTCTCTCTTCGCCAGCAGGATCGACAGGATAATCGGGAGTGCTCAGAACCATCCATCTGCAGTGCTGCAGGAG GTGTTTAACCTCACTGAGATGCCCTGGAACTCTGTGCTGATGCAGCAGTGTTACGAGAAGGCCACACTCTTTCTGGATGGGCTGCATGGGCTGGGAGATCGGTTTGGTTTTCACAGTGTGGCCGGCCTGGTGCTCAGAGCCCAGAACCTCATGCAGGAG TTAATGGAGAACCTCGTCTTCACGTTCCAGCATCTATCCAACCTGCACGTAAAGTGCATCGTCGGCACGCCTGAGGTCATCCGGGCTTTGGAAAAAGTCAAAGGTCGGGTGTTTAAG aagttTGACTGCGACAGCAGTGCCATCCGGAAGCGGTTCACCCAGGAGGCTCTCGTCCAGATCTTCCTCCCGTTCCTGCTCCAGCGCCTGGAGCCCAGCTGTAAACTG GAGCTGCCCAGGTACGAGACCTACGTTTTCGCCGACTGCAGCTCGGTCGTCAGCGTGGAAAATATTTACGAAGAGATCGTCCTCGATCTGCTGCAGGAGGCCATCGGGAAAG GTCTGAAAGAAGCCTCGGGCCGGAGCAGGTACAACCTGTACAGCGACAGCTTCGTGTCGGTTTTCGGCAGCTCGGAGGACCTGCCCGGGCACACGGTGGGACTGGCGCCGGGCCCCCGCCCGGGAGGACGTGGCGGGGAGGACTCCCCGGGGAGCGAGGGGAATCCAGCCGCCTCCGGCGACGGCCGGGCTGGAAGCACTCCCGAACGCAACCGAGCCCCGGCTGGTGCGGGGGGGCCGGAAGACGGGGTCTCGTCCGGGAGCTTCCGGACGGCTCCCCGCCCGGCTCTGCCTGGCAGCGGAGAGCGGGCGGGCCCGGCGCCGGCCGTTCCCAGCGGAGGCTCGGCCCGTCGCGGCCCTCGCAGCTCGGGCTGGACAACCCGTGGGAACCTGCACGTCCCCGGAGAAGCAGAGGGGGCCGACCTGCGGCCCCTAGAGCTGGACACTGCCGAAAGGCAGCTGCTGCTGGACGGGCTCTCTAGCCATGGAGATGGCAGTCTTTCAGATGGACCGGGACCTACTGGAAATGGACTTAAACGACCAGAGACGGCACCTTCAGGCTCCTCTCCCTTCTGA